Proteins found in one Exiguobacterium sp. 9-2 genomic segment:
- a CDS encoding acetyl-CoA C-acyltransferase has product MKRVAIIDAVRTPIGRYNGALRQVRPDDLGARVIEALLERNPQVDPKTIEEVIFGNANQAGEDNRNVARMSGLLAGLPVEVAGTTINRLCGSGLDAVIAAARGIALGEGDIYIAGGTESMTRAPFVLAKPDQANPRGNQTMYDTTIGWRFVNDRLADQYGTDSMPETAENVARQYGISREAQDDFAFESQQRAKRAIEAEHFTDELVAVTQTDRKGNVSVFDRDEHPRPETTREKLATLRPLFPNGTVTAGNASGVNDGASALLLMSEEKANELGLTPLGYYRASATAGVEPAIMGIGPIDATKKVLRRAGLTVEQLDQIELNEAFAAQSLACIEALGLPSEKVNVNGGAIAFGHPLGASGARILTTLLHEMRRTNRTYGLATMCVGVGQGIALVVDREGLV; this is encoded by the coding sequence ATGAAACGGGTCGCCATCATCGATGCCGTTCGGACACCGATCGGTCGCTATAACGGCGCGTTGCGTCAGGTCCGTCCAGATGACTTAGGAGCACGCGTCATCGAAGCGTTGCTTGAGCGTAATCCACAAGTCGATCCGAAGACGATCGAGGAAGTCATTTTTGGCAATGCGAATCAGGCGGGAGAAGACAATCGCAACGTCGCCCGGATGTCGGGACTACTAGCTGGTCTACCGGTCGAAGTCGCCGGTACGACGATCAATCGTTTATGTGGATCAGGACTCGACGCCGTCATCGCGGCGGCGCGCGGAATTGCCTTAGGTGAAGGTGATATCTATATCGCTGGTGGGACGGAAAGCATGACGCGTGCACCGTTCGTTCTCGCGAAGCCGGATCAGGCCAACCCACGTGGCAATCAGACGATGTACGATACGACGATTGGTTGGCGCTTCGTCAATGATCGTTTAGCAGATCAATACGGAACGGATTCGATGCCGGAAACAGCTGAGAACGTCGCCCGTCAGTACGGAATCTCGCGCGAAGCACAGGACGACTTTGCGTTCGAAAGCCAACAACGCGCAAAACGAGCGATCGAGGCAGAGCACTTCACGGACGAACTGGTTGCGGTCACACAAACGGACCGGAAAGGTAACGTCAGCGTCTTCGACCGCGATGAACATCCTCGTCCTGAGACGACACGTGAGAAACTGGCGACACTTCGTCCGTTATTCCCGAACGGTACCGTGACGGCGGGGAATGCATCTGGTGTCAACGACGGTGCGTCGGCGTTGTTATTGATGAGTGAAGAAAAAGCAAACGAACTCGGTTTGACGCCGCTTGGGTATTACCGGGCGAGTGCGACGGCAGGGGTCGAACCTGCCATCATGGGGATCGGACCGATCGACGCGACGAAAAAAGTCCTCCGACGGGCAGGGTTGACGGTCGAACAGCTCGATCAAATCGAGTTGAACGAAGCGTTTGCGGCTCAAAGTCTTGCCTGTATCGAAGCACTTGGTTTACCAAGCGAAAAAGTCAACGTCAACGGCGGTGCGATTGCCTTCGGTCATCCACTTGGTGCAAGTGGGGCGCGGATTTTGACGACATTATTGCATGAGATGCGCCGGACGAACCGGACGTATGGTCTCGCGACGATGTGTGTCGGAGTCGGACAGGGTATCGCACTTGTCGTCGATCGGGAGGGGCTCGTATGA
- a CDS encoding enoyl-CoA hydratase-related protein: MIHLEREGYIAIVRIDRPERLNCLDYPTLVALQEQVDALSVDPEARVVLFTGTGKAFSAGADLKERVHLNEEEVRRNVLAIRNVFTSIAQLPQPTIAAVNGHALGGGFEWILACDFRFLVEDALVGLTETSFGIIPGAGGTQRLPRLIGETRAKELIFTAKKIDAMTAERYGLATAVVAREALMTTCLEFAGQMLQNGPIALRQAKRAIDQGRDVSLEEGLQLETEAYEVVIPTADRQEALQAFAEKRPPRFEGR, translated from the coding sequence ATGATTCACTTAGAACGAGAAGGCTATATCGCAATCGTTCGGATTGATCGTCCAGAACGTTTGAACTGTCTCGATTATCCGACGCTTGTCGCTTTGCAAGAACAGGTCGATGCGTTATCGGTCGACCCGGAAGCGCGGGTCGTCCTGTTTACGGGAACGGGGAAAGCATTTAGCGCCGGCGCCGATTTAAAAGAACGCGTGCATTTAAACGAAGAAGAAGTCCGGCGCAATGTCCTTGCGATCCGGAATGTCTTCACTTCGATCGCACAATTGCCGCAACCAACAATCGCAGCCGTCAACGGTCACGCGCTCGGCGGTGGGTTCGAGTGGATCCTTGCCTGTGATTTCCGTTTTCTCGTCGAGGATGCACTCGTCGGCTTGACGGAAACTAGCTTCGGGATCATTCCAGGAGCCGGTGGAACACAACGCTTGCCACGACTGATTGGGGAGACGCGGGCAAAGGAATTGATCTTCACGGCGAAAAAAATCGATGCGATGACAGCAGAACGGTACGGACTCGCGACAGCCGTCGTCGCCCGGGAAGCGTTGATGACGACCTGTCTTGAGTTTGCCGGTCAGATGTTACAGAATGGTCCGATCGCCTTGCGCCAAGCGAAGCGAGCGATTGATCAAGGGCGGGATGTCTCACTCGAAGAAGGACTACAGCTCGAAACAGAAGCTTATGAAGTCGTCATTCCGACGGCTGATCGTCAGGAAGCGCTACAAGCCTTCGCTGAAAAACGACCACCGCGCTTTGAAGGAAGATGA
- the paaX gene encoding phenylacetic acid degradation operon negative regulatory protein PaaX: MSANTQSMIFTIYGDYIRHYGNQIWVGSLIRLVKEFGHNEQAVRVAVSRMVKQGWLVSERQGNKSFYSLTPRGVERMEEAARRIYRSTPHDWDGKWRTLMYTIPEDKRQIRDELRKELTWSGFGNLSNGVWISPNPLEKEAERLIEAYEIEEYVDFFVGEYHGPKQDQSLVERAFPLEELQERYETFITDYSRQYIVHQSQLQLGEMTDEQCFVERTMLVHEYRKFLFTDPGLPQELLPDAWSGHHAALLFEQYYRLLAQPASRFFESIFEETHDVSQRSASYDATEHPLFAER; the protein is encoded by the coding sequence ATGAGTGCGAACACCCAATCGATGATCTTTACGATTTACGGCGATTACATTCGCCATTACGGCAATCAAATCTGGGTCGGGAGTTTAATTCGACTCGTCAAAGAGTTCGGACATAACGAACAGGCCGTTCGGGTTGCTGTGTCCCGAATGGTTAAACAAGGCTGGCTCGTCTCCGAGAGACAAGGAAATAAAAGCTTCTATTCATTGACACCACGTGGGGTGGAACGGATGGAAGAAGCAGCGCGCCGGATCTACAGATCAACACCGCACGACTGGGACGGGAAGTGGCGGACGCTGATGTACACGATTCCTGAGGATAAACGCCAAATTCGCGATGAGCTCCGCAAAGAACTGACGTGGAGTGGGTTTGGCAACTTATCGAACGGGGTTTGGATTTCACCGAACCCGCTTGAAAAAGAGGCGGAACGATTGATTGAAGCGTACGAAATCGAAGAGTATGTCGATTTCTTCGTCGGTGAATACCACGGTCCGAAGCAAGACCAATCCCTTGTTGAGCGCGCTTTTCCACTAGAGGAATTGCAGGAACGTTACGAAACGTTCATCACGGATTATAGCCGACAATACATCGTCCATCAGAGTCAGCTCCAACTAGGAGAAATGACGGATGAGCAGTGTTTCGTCGAACGGACGATGCTCGTACATGAGTACCGAAAATTCCTCTTCACGGATCCGGGACTCCCGCAAGAACTATTACCGGATGCTTGGAGCGGACACCATGCGGCACTGTTGTTCGAGCAATATTACCGTCTGCTTGCGCAACCAGCGAGCCGGTTCTTTGAATCAATCTTTGAAGAGACACACGATGTGTCACAACGTAGCGCTTCGTATGATGCAACAGAACACCCGCTGTTTGCGGAACGATGA
- a CDS encoding gamma carbonic anhydrase family protein → MKIPYQSIHPNVASDVFIAPGAYLIGDVTIGSESTIWFNAVLRGDEGPITIGKRCSIQDNATIHLYEGAPVVIEDEVTVGHNAILHGCKIGRRSIVGMGATVLDHADVGEECIIGANTLIPSGKVFPPRSLIIGSPGKVVRELTEADLAMIQESIDSYVDKGYAFRNILAGSTEQNTSE, encoded by the coding sequence ATGAAGATTCCGTATCAATCGATTCATCCGAACGTAGCATCCGATGTATTCATCGCTCCTGGCGCTTATCTGATTGGAGACGTCACGATCGGTTCCGAGTCTACCATCTGGTTCAACGCTGTCTTACGCGGTGACGAAGGACCGATTACAATCGGCAAACGCTGCAGTATCCAAGACAACGCAACGATTCATCTGTACGAAGGCGCACCTGTCGTCATCGAGGATGAAGTGACGGTCGGACATAACGCGATTTTACACGGCTGTAAAATCGGACGTCGTTCGATCGTCGGAATGGGCGCGACCGTTCTTGATCACGCAGATGTTGGTGAAGAATGCATCATCGGGGCGAACACGTTGATTCCATCAGGAAAAGTCTTCCCACCCCGTTCGCTGATCATCGGCTCACCGGGTAAAGTCGTGCGTGAACTGACGGAAGCGGACCTCGCGATGATTCAGGAGTCGATTGATTCCTATGTCGATAAAGGTTACGCTTTCCGAAACATTCTCGCAGGATCAACCGAACAAAACACATCTGAATGA
- a CDS encoding NAD(P)H-dependent flavin oxidoreductase yields the protein MFPICELFNIRYPLIQGGMGNISHAALTAAVSNAGGLGTLGCGTLSVDEVASRIQETRTLTEQPFALNIAIRVSPYTEALIDLAIAEKIPVVSLSAGNPAPYIERLQAAGIKTIAVVASVKQAVKAEQAGADVLVAEGVEAAGINSPLELTTLTLIPQLVDRVKIPVLAAGGVGDGRGLAAVLLLGAAGVQLGTRLIATEDAKVHPVYKSRLTDATDTDTRIIGRSVGFVRRVLDGPYVEQLTAKTPAAFLDQTNESYHITGALEGDEEKGYVNAGLVAGLIRDVPTVAELFTRMMEEAEEQLKRTTARFAT from the coding sequence ATGTTTCCGATTTGTGAGCTATTCAACATTCGTTATCCATTGATCCAAGGAGGGATGGGTAACATTAGTCATGCAGCACTCACGGCAGCGGTGTCGAATGCCGGAGGACTCGGAACGCTTGGGTGCGGTACGTTGTCGGTCGATGAAGTAGCGTCTCGGATTCAGGAGACACGAACCCTGACGGAGCAACCATTTGCCTTGAACATCGCGATTCGTGTATCTCCTTATACGGAAGCACTGATCGATCTCGCGATTGCAGAAAAGATTCCGGTCGTCTCTTTGTCGGCAGGAAATCCGGCACCATACATAGAGCGACTACAAGCCGCTGGCATCAAAACGATTGCGGTCGTCGCCTCGGTCAAACAGGCAGTAAAGGCAGAACAGGCAGGCGCTGATGTACTCGTAGCAGAAGGGGTTGAAGCGGCAGGTATCAATTCCCCGCTTGAACTGACGACCCTCACTTTGATTCCGCAGCTTGTCGACCGGGTCAAGATTCCAGTTCTTGCAGCGGGTGGGGTTGGCGATGGGCGTGGGCTAGCAGCTGTCCTGTTGCTTGGTGCTGCCGGCGTCCAGCTCGGAACACGGTTGATCGCGACGGAAGATGCGAAGGTCCACCCAGTTTATAAATCGCGCTTAACGGATGCGACAGATACCGATACACGCATCATCGGGCGCTCCGTTGGATTTGTCCGACGTGTCCTTGATGGTCCTTACGTCGAACAGCTCACAGCCAAGACACCTGCTGCTTTTCTCGATCAGACGAATGAGTCGTATCATATTACAGGCGCTCTTGAAGGCGATGAAGAGAAAGGATATGTCAACGCTGGACTGGTTGCCGGTTTGATTCGTGATGTGCCAACGGTTGCTGAGTTGTTTACGCGCATGATGGAGGAAGCAGAGGAACAGCTGAAGCGGACGACTGCTCGTTTTGCGACATGA
- a CDS encoding DMT family transporter: protein MQGVVFALMSGLFIALQGIFNARLATGVGPWLSVLIVHFVGLMGCLVIYSFVRDRKIGGFRQLPWIYASGGLIGVLVVVTELTAIQKLGMTWAMCLLLVAQILCAFLIDLKGWFGVLKKQGNRGQWVGVGLMLAGVAIFSLA from the coding sequence GTGCAAGGAGTCGTGTTTGCTTTGATGAGCGGTCTGTTCATCGCCCTGCAAGGTATATTCAATGCGCGCCTTGCGACAGGCGTCGGACCGTGGTTATCCGTATTGATCGTCCACTTTGTTGGTCTGATGGGTTGTTTAGTCATTTATAGCTTCGTACGAGATCGGAAAATCGGCGGATTCCGTCAGTTACCGTGGATTTATGCGAGCGGTGGTTTGATTGGCGTGCTAGTCGTCGTAACGGAACTGACAGCGATCCAAAAACTCGGCATGACATGGGCGATGTGTTTGTTACTCGTCGCGCAGATTTTATGTGCCTTTCTGATTGATTTAAAAGGATGGTTCGGTGTCTTAAAAAAACAAGGAAATCGTGGTCAGTGGGTTGGTGTGGGTCTCATGCTTGCAGGAGTTGCGATTTTCTCACTTGCTTAA
- a CDS encoding Crp/Fnr family transcriptional regulator — METVIQQYGLDTILTEETRAWLREETFRKGELLCTTGATIDRMYFIVAGKVKISAASSEGKQRILRFKTPLTVIGDAEFINEREVLNTVEAVTDVDVLSVPYAILREHNTTNVFLQFLLRTITAKWYADSKSASHHVLYTVEERFAGYLLSIASEASDSLFYQEMRTSNLHDVADWLGTSYRHLNRIITKLCEEEILVRRRGKIIIVDLERVREKANGNSYE; from the coding sequence ATGGAAACCGTCATCCAACAATATGGACTGGATACGATTTTAACGGAAGAGACGCGCGCTTGGTTGCGTGAAGAAACCTTCCGAAAAGGAGAACTCCTCTGTACGACCGGTGCGACAATCGACCGGATGTACTTCATCGTCGCAGGCAAGGTCAAGATTTCTGCTGCTTCGTCAGAAGGGAAACAACGGATTTTACGATTCAAAACACCACTGACAGTGATTGGTGACGCTGAATTCATCAACGAACGGGAAGTGCTGAATACGGTCGAAGCAGTGACCGATGTCGATGTGTTGAGCGTGCCGTATGCGATTTTACGCGAGCACAATACAACGAACGTCTTTCTGCAATTTTTACTACGAACAATTACAGCGAAGTGGTATGCCGATTCGAAATCAGCGTCGCACCACGTACTCTATACGGTCGAGGAGCGATTTGCAGGCTACTTATTATCGATTGCGTCCGAAGCTAGTGACAGTTTGTTTTATCAGGAGATGCGGACGTCGAATCTACATGACGTCGCTGACTGGCTTGGAACGAGTTATCGTCATCTCAACCGGATCATCACGAAGTTGTGTGAGGAAGAGATTCTTGTTCGACGACGTGGCAAGATCATCATCGTCGATTTGGAACGGGTTCGCGAGAAAGCGAACGGTAACAGCTATGAGTAA
- a CDS encoding DMT family transporter → MIIGIVCAVLAGMLISLQTVLNARMSDAFGAWATTTLVFFVGFIGASITYVLFHGGTIGQIQNVSPLYWFGGLVGVGVVFCVMRGIQLLGPSVAISVVLISQLSFALAVDTFGWFGLPQIDLSFGQLIGLAVMVCGIFVLKRYQVVAPEQQAKDQVERVS, encoded by the coding sequence ATGATAATAGGCATTGTGTGTGCCGTATTGGCTGGAATGTTAATCAGTTTGCAGACGGTATTGAATGCTCGGATGAGTGATGCATTCGGCGCATGGGCGACGACGACGCTGGTTTTCTTCGTCGGATTCATCGGAGCAAGCATCACGTATGTCCTGTTTCATGGTGGAACGATCGGACAGATTCAAAATGTGTCACCACTCTACTGGTTCGGTGGACTCGTAGGTGTCGGTGTCGTCTTTTGTGTCATGCGCGGGATTCAATTGCTTGGTCCGTCCGTCGCGATTTCTGTCGTGTTGATTTCGCAGTTGAGCTTTGCCCTCGCTGTTGATACGTTCGGTTGGTTCGGTTTGCCGCAAATCGACTTATCGTTTGGTCAGCTCATCGGTCTCGCTGTCATGGTGTGTGGCATCTTCGTCTTGAAACGGTATCAAGTCGTGGCACCGGAACAACAGGCAAAGGATCAAGTAGAACGTGTTTCATAA
- a CDS encoding MFS transporter, with amino-acid sequence MLPIEMDTQQSLFKNRSFLFLWGSGMCSALSLSTYLFVEQWYVIHTLNQASYLGFVLMATLLPRIFLMLFGGVLSDRYKRSTIMRISSALRISFILCLLALLHTDQLTLLTILGFAFLFGSVDAFFSPANASLLPTLVPKEQLTKANSLIQTSNQIALFSGPILGGVILSYSSYSHVFLVIFGTLCLTLLFTYGIREAKTRRSLQHSALSELKEGLHYVLHFQQLKQTLFLVICVNFFFFGPLLLGIPLLVHDVLQGDAMDLSYMQGAYQMGMLGGALWSGFAQTKVNGLTSSVRLIGALGLLLFLLSQTQQILLYLIILLSLGVLSSIINIRFITFIQSQCAEQTMGRVMSVVNASSNGLVPLSYALLSFLLSFHVSITTIMLYCGLLIFVLSLYFRKRMIQIED; translated from the coding sequence ATGCTGCCTATTGAAATGGATACGCAACAATCGCTGTTTAAAAATCGATCTTTTTTATTTTTATGGGGGTCCGGTATGTGCTCTGCCCTCTCCCTATCAACCTATCTGTTTGTTGAACAATGGTATGTCATCCATACGCTAAACCAGGCTTCATATCTTGGATTCGTCCTCATGGCCACCTTGTTACCCCGTATTTTTCTCATGTTATTCGGTGGCGTCTTATCCGATCGCTATAAACGTTCGACGATCATGCGCATCTCGAGCGCTTTACGAATCAGTTTCATTCTCTGTCTTCTCGCATTACTTCATACCGATCAGCTTACATTGCTGACGATTTTAGGATTCGCCTTTCTATTCGGTAGTGTGGATGCATTCTTTTCGCCGGCGAATGCTTCCTTACTTCCTACACTCGTTCCGAAAGAACAACTCACTAAAGCCAATTCACTGATTCAGACATCTAATCAAATCGCCCTCTTTTCAGGTCCGATTCTTGGTGGAGTCATTCTCAGCTATTCTTCTTACTCGCACGTCTTTCTCGTGATTTTCGGGACGCTCTGTCTGACGCTTCTCTTCACGTATGGGATTCGTGAGGCTAAGACTAGGCGATCACTCCAGCATTCCGCTCTATCTGAACTAAAAGAAGGGCTGCATTACGTTTTACACTTTCAGCAACTCAAGCAGACGCTTTTTCTCGTCATCTGCGTTAATTTCTTTTTCTTTGGACCGCTCCTACTCGGAATTCCCTTACTCGTTCATGATGTGTTACAAGGAGACGCGATGGATTTAAGTTATATGCAAGGGGCTTATCAAATGGGAATGCTCGGAGGAGCGCTCTGGAGTGGTTTTGCGCAGACGAAAGTAAATGGGCTTACCTCATCGGTCCGATTGATTGGCGCCTTAGGTTTGCTTCTCTTCCTGCTTAGTCAAACTCAGCAGATTTTGTTGTACTTGATCATCCTGTTATCGCTTGGTGTCCTTTCTTCCATCATCAATATTCGCTTCATTACGTTCATCCAGTCTCAGTGTGCGGAACAGACGATGGGACGTGTCATGAGTGTTGTCAATGCATCGTCCAACGGTCTCGTTCCATTATCTTACGCCCTCCTCTCGTTTCTATTGTCGTTTCACGTTTCGATCACGACGATTATGTTGTACTGTGGTCTTCTTATTTTTGTCCTATCACTCTATTTCAGAAAACGCATGATACAAATAGAAGATTAG
- a CDS encoding ArsR/SmtB family transcription factor gives MEQKAIHILENYEQLKVISDPLRTKILMFLVEKPHTVHQLAHLLTLSRAKVLYHVRELEKHDLIRLVRTEEQGGNLLKYYQAIARGYIPADHLLNFIETKEATRQSYLEVLDRAKTRVLTAPTATFSPSSSNVEDWMSLSLQKELTMSEADFQRFATKYRALLDEFTRSPSLDEEDKKHFYIMTTAFAIDEPLFENDDV, from the coding sequence ATGGAACAAAAAGCGATTCATATATTAGAGAACTATGAACAGTTAAAAGTGATCAGTGATCCATTGCGAACAAAAATTCTCATGTTTCTCGTCGAAAAACCGCATACGGTGCATCAGTTGGCTCATTTGCTAACGTTATCGCGCGCAAAGGTCCTTTATCACGTACGGGAACTTGAAAAGCATGACTTGATTCGCCTCGTTCGAACAGAAGAACAAGGCGGCAATCTATTGAAATACTATCAAGCGATTGCCCGAGGATACATTCCTGCTGATCATCTTCTGAACTTCATCGAGACGAAAGAAGCGACTCGGCAATCGTATCTTGAAGTACTGGACCGGGCAAAGACACGCGTTCTTACGGCACCGACAGCTACTTTTTCTCCTTCATCTTCGAACGTCGAGGACTGGATGAGCTTATCACTTCAAAAGGAACTGACGATGTCTGAAGCCGACTTTCAACGCTTTGCTACAAAATATCGTGCTCTATTGGACGAGTTCACACGGTCCCCTTCACTAGACGAAGAAGATAAAAAACACTTCTATATCATGACGACTGCCTTTGCAATTGATGAACCACTATTTGAGAATGACGACGTCTAA
- the msrA gene encoding peptide-methionine (S)-S-oxide reductase MsrA produces the protein MEKATFAGGCFWCMVTPFEELPGIEGIVSGYMGGHVDNPTYEQVKTGTTGHLEVVQITFDPSLFPYERLLELYWPQTDPTDAEGQFQDRGTQYAPAIFYHTDAQHEAAITSRDALAASNRFKQPIVTRIDAASEFYPAEEYHQDFHKKNPEHYKKDRAASGRDAFIEQEWKDTTTV, from the coding sequence ATGGAAAAAGCAACATTTGCAGGTGGATGTTTTTGGTGCATGGTGACACCATTTGAAGAATTACCAGGAATCGAGGGAATCGTATCAGGTTACATGGGCGGACACGTCGATAACCCGACATACGAGCAAGTCAAAACAGGAACGACGGGACACCTCGAGGTCGTCCAAATCACGTTTGATCCGAGCCTGTTCCCGTACGAGCGTTTACTTGAACTCTACTGGCCCCAAACGGATCCGACGGATGCAGAAGGTCAATTCCAAGATCGCGGTACGCAGTACGCGCCAGCAATCTTCTATCATACGGATGCGCAGCATGAAGCTGCGATTACTTCTCGTGACGCTCTTGCTGCAAGCAACCGTTTCAAACAGCCAATCGTGACGCGGATCGATGCTGCTTCTGAATTTTATCCAGCGGAAGAGTACCACCAAGACTTCCATAAGAAAAATCCAGAACACTACAAAAAAGATCGTGCTGCTTCTGGTCGTGATGCCTTCATCGAACAGGAATGGAAAGATACGACGACGGTCTAA
- a CDS encoding M20 metallopeptidase family protein: MQTQLFEALEQFEPTMIALRRDFHRHPELSFQEVRTPERIAAFYAEQGIPHQTAVGGRGVVATIEGKQPGPTIAVRADFDALPLQEETTLAFRSIHPGVMHACGHDGHTAIVMALAATLYPLRDQLQGTIRIIHQHGEEVFPGGAIQMIEAGVLEGVDAIFATHLENDLPVGTIGFREGHTLCAIDEFEIIVHGQGGHAQAPHKTKDALVAGAQLVCNLQHLVSRRVDPFEPAVLAIGSFHAGTAPNIVTGEARIVGEIRTFNETLRHQLRQEVDLVAKTTCAGIGASYSIDFTTGYPALWNHPDETKLVQEAAAFLPEASVMALTPMMAADDFAHYLTHVPGSYFFTGSGYTDGRVNYPQHHPQYEINEQALLIGAKTLGATVLRALNSKD, translated from the coding sequence ATGCAAACTCAACTTTTTGAAGCACTCGAACAATTCGAACCGACAATGATCGCGTTACGTCGCGATTTTCATCGACACCCGGAACTCTCTTTCCAGGAAGTCCGCACACCAGAACGGATTGCCGCCTTTTACGCAGAACAGGGCATTCCTCATCAAACAGCCGTCGGAGGTCGTGGTGTCGTCGCGACGATCGAAGGCAAACAGCCTGGTCCGACGATTGCGGTCCGTGCCGATTTTGATGCTTTACCACTTCAAGAAGAGACGACGCTTGCCTTCCGGTCGATCCATCCCGGTGTCATGCATGCATGTGGACACGATGGTCATACGGCGATCGTGATGGCCCTTGCTGCTACACTCTATCCGTTACGCGATCAATTGCAAGGAACGATTCGGATCATCCACCAGCATGGAGAAGAGGTCTTTCCCGGTGGAGCAATCCAAATGATCGAAGCCGGCGTCCTCGAAGGGGTCGATGCAATTTTCGCGACACATCTCGAAAATGATTTACCGGTTGGCACGATCGGATTCCGGGAAGGACATACATTGTGTGCGATCGACGAATTCGAAATCATCGTCCATGGTCAAGGTGGGCATGCCCAGGCACCGCATAAAACAAAAGATGCTCTCGTCGCTGGAGCGCAACTCGTCTGCAACTTACAACATCTCGTTAGTCGACGGGTTGATCCGTTTGAGCCGGCTGTTCTCGCAATCGGTTCTTTCCATGCAGGAACAGCACCAAATATCGTTACGGGTGAGGCACGCATTGTCGGGGAAATCCGAACGTTCAATGAGACACTTCGGCATCAGCTCCGGCAAGAAGTCGATCTTGTCGCTAAGACGACGTGTGCCGGCATCGGTGCTTCGTATTCGATTGACTTCACGACTGGTTACCCGGCGCTCTGGAATCACCCGGATGAGACAAAACTCGTTCAGGAAGCTGCTGCTTTCTTACCGGAAGCATCCGTCATGGCACTCACACCAATGATGGCGGCGGACGACTTCGCACATTACTTAACACACGTCCCGGGTAGTTATTTCTTTACCGGCTCTGGCTATACGGACGGTCGCGTCAACTATCCGCAGCACCATCCACAGTACGAGATCAATGAACAAGCGTTGTTGATCGGTGCGAAGACACTTGGAGCAACCGTTTTACGTGCCTTAAATTCTAAGGATTGA
- a CDS encoding putative quinol monooxygenase, whose product MGEIVVNAVLTIKAGLADQVFPILQTVYHASQKEEGCLRYSLHQSIEDEHQFMLYEVYRDEEALEAHIASDHYKAYREQIELYLMDRQVAKYVEMTF is encoded by the coding sequence ATGGGAGAAATCGTCGTCAATGCTGTACTTACAATCAAAGCTGGACTTGCGGATCAAGTCTTCCCGATTTTACAAACGGTTTATCATGCTTCACAAAAAGAAGAAGGATGCTTACGTTATTCCTTGCACCAATCGATCGAGGATGAGCATCAATTCATGTTGTATGAAGTGTATCGGGACGAAGAAGCGCTTGAAGCGCATATCGCATCCGACCACTATAAAGCCTACCGTGAACAGATCGAATTATACTTGATGGACCGACAAGTGGCGAAATACGTCGAGATGACTTTCTGA